GGGAGTAACTGATGCCATTGAATTTTTTATAGGTAACCAGAACCATGGGAAAGGGGAAGAAAAGAAACATTGAGCAATATATCGGCCAGAGAACTGGCATTACTGGTTGGTAAGATGGTTGAGGAAGAAGGTGCCTATGCCAACCTTGCCTTGAATAAGGTTTTAGAACAATATCAGCCCGGTAAATTGGATCGGGCTTTTGCCACGGAACTGGTCTATGGGGTATTACGTAAATTAAATACTCTGGATTGGGTGCTGGCTCACTTTCTAAAACAGCCCCTTGCCTCGCAAACTGTTTGGGTTCGCAATATTTTGCGCATGGGCACTTACCAAATTATGTTTATGCCCCGGGTACCGGATTCCGCAGCCTGCAATGAATCTGTTAATTTGGCCAAAAAATATGGCCATGCCGGAGCTGCCAAATTTGTCAATGGAGTGCTGCGTAATGTGGCAAGAGAACAAGCAAATTTAGATTATCCGGATCCTCAGGAGGACCCGGTGGACTATATTGCCCTTAAATATTCCCATCCCACCTGGTTGGTGGAAAGATGGTTAAAGGAATTTGGTTTTGAGGAAACAGTTGCCCTTTGTCAAGCCAATAATCGACCAGCCCCGAACACGGTACGAACCAATACTTTAAAAATTACCAGAGAAGCATTAATAAAAAGGCTCCAGGAAGAGGCTGTGGAGGCCAGGGAAACCAAATATGTTCCCGAAGGTTTAAATTTGAATAACTTTTTATCCTATCGTTCCCTGAGCTCCTTTCAGGAAGGACTTTATCAAGTACAGGATGAAAGTTCCATGCTGGTTGCTCACGTGTTAAACCCGGCCACCGGTTCTCGGGTATTGGATGTGGCTTCGGCACCCGGTGGTAAAACTACCCACGTTGCTCAATTGATGAGAGATACGGGGGAAATTATTGCCTGTGATTTGTATGCCCATAAATTAGATTTAATTATGGATAATTGTCGCCGTCTGGGTATCACCTCTATTCGTGCTGAAGTGGCTGATGCCCGTGAGCTATACAAGACTTATCAGGGGTGGGCAGATTATGTACTGGTGGATGCCCCCTGTTCCGGTCTAGGGGTGTTAAGACGTCGCCCGGATGCCCGCTGGCGTAAAGATCCCAGCCAACTGCCAGGTATTGTCAGATTGCAAAAGGAAATCTTGCAATCGGCAGCTAAATGTCTGCGACCGGGAGGGGTACTGGTCTACAGCACTTGTACCATTACACCGGAAGAGAATCTTGGTGTGGTGCAGGATTTTCTGGCAGAACACCCGGAATTCAGCCTGGGTGACCTGAGGCAGTTGTTACCCCCTGGTTTAGACCAAGAAGCAACTGCGGAAAAGGGTTATCTCCAGCTTTTACCCCATGTACACGGTATGGATGGGTTTTTCATTGCCCGGCTGAGAAAAAAAGGATTTGATTAAAAATGCGTAGAAATAGCAACCATAAAGTCAATCTGAGGGACTTAAACTTAGTTGAATTAAAACAATTAATGGTGCAGTTAGACGAAAAACCCTTTCGGGCTGAACAAATTGCCGGTTGGGTTTTTGCCAAGGGTGCTATTTCCTTTGATCAAATGACTAATTTATCCAAAGCCTTAAGGAACCGTTTGGCT
This region of Desulforamulus ferrireducens genomic DNA includes:
- the rsmB gene encoding 16S rRNA (cytosine(967)-C(5))-methyltransferase RsmB, which translates into the protein MSNISARELALLVGKMVEEEGAYANLALNKVLEQYQPGKLDRAFATELVYGVLRKLNTLDWVLAHFLKQPLASQTVWVRNILRMGTYQIMFMPRVPDSAACNESVNLAKKYGHAGAAKFVNGVLRNVAREQANLDYPDPQEDPVDYIALKYSHPTWLVERWLKEFGFEETVALCQANNRPAPNTVRTNTLKITREALIKRLQEEAVEARETKYVPEGLNLNNFLSYRSLSSFQEGLYQVQDESSMLVAHVLNPATGSRVLDVASAPGGKTTHVAQLMRDTGEIIACDLYAHKLDLIMDNCRRLGITSIRAEVADARELYKTYQGWADYVLVDAPCSGLGVLRRRPDARWRKDPSQLPGIVRLQKEILQSAAKCLRPGGVLVYSTCTITPEENLGVVQDFLAEHPEFSLGDLRQLLPPGLDQEATAEKGYLQLLPHVHGMDGFFIARLRKKGFD